The following are encoded in a window of Arthrobacter sp. NicSoilB4 genomic DNA:
- a CDS encoding CopG family transcriptional regulator, with protein MVEKTQFNVYLPAPLVKQVKHAAIEEGLSLSAYVEQALTQVLNSKEGTGK; from the coding sequence ATGGTCGAGAAAACGCAGTTCAACGTGTACCTGCCGGCGCCGCTGGTGAAGCAGGTCAAACATGCCGCCATCGAAGAGGGCCTGTCCCTGTCGGCCTATGTGGAACAAGCACTGACGCAAGTCCTCAACAGCAAGGAAGGCACGGGAAAATGA